From one Takifugu rubripes chromosome 14, fTakRub1.2, whole genome shotgun sequence genomic stretch:
- the LOC101070454 gene encoding catechol O-methyltransferase-like translates to MWLVAVSVPLIPVVIVAFSRYGGLFTALCHRALAWTNRVLLRRKVCVRSTHAYVFSNCTHGKVDSVLETFDLYGNTHPSLSISPQMSAVLDEAVMRVRPSLVLELGMHCGYSSVRLLRLLPPAGRLVTVEVDPVTAELGEEILLVAGFKHSQFQVLTSSSARAIPTLRPHVGADKGASEGFGLVLMDHDPQQYLPDLIALEREELLSPSGCTILLINRTQRHGDVGDVVAHVSGRSDFYSVRSEHCFMVEIVYCRKPTNVL, encoded by the exons ATGTGGCTCGTGGCAGTTTCCGTCCCTCTGATTCCTGTCGTCATCGTGGCATTCAGCCGGTATGGTGGACTTTTCACAGCTCTGTGTCATCGAGCTCTGGCCTGGACAAATCGGGTGCTGCTGCggaggaaagtgtgtgtgaggagcaccCATGCCTACGTGTTCTCTAATTGTACCCACGGGAAAGTTGACAGCGTCCTggagacctttgacctttatgGCAACACACACCCATCCCTCTCTATCAGTCCCCAGATGT ctgcagtGCTTGATGAGGCTGTGATGCGCGTCCGTCCCTCTCTGGTGTTGGAGCTGGGGATGCACTGTGGCTACAGCTCAGTCCGCCTGCTGcgtctgctgccccctgctggtagacTCGTCACAGTGGAGGTGGATCCGGTCACGGCAGAGTTAGGGGAGGAAATCCTCTTAGTGGCTGGATTCAAACACTCTCAG TTCCAGGTGTTGACTTCCAGTTCAGCCCGAGCCATCCCAACATTGCGTCCTCATGTAGGAGCTGATAAAGGGGCCAGTGAGGGGTTTGGTCTGGTTCTGATGGATCATGACCCCCAGCAGTACCTTCCTGACCTGATAGCTCTAGAAAGAGAGGAGCTCCTCAGCCCCTCTGGATGCACCATCCTCCTGATCAACAGGACACAGAGGCATGGCGATGTCGGAGATGTTGTGGCTCACGTCAGCGGGAGGTCTGACTTCTATTCTGTTAGATCTGAACATTGTTTCATGGTGGAGATCGTTTACTGTAGGAAGCCTACAAATGTCCTCTGA